ctttaaagtctttttttcctctctttagATCCGTAAGCGCCTGATGGTGTCAGATAAAGGTCACCtggagtggaaaaaaatgtactttaagcTGAGCCGCTGCTATCCTCTCAGAGAGCAATACAGTGACACCCTGCACTTCTGCTCACACTGCCACATCCTTTTCTGGAAGgtaacatatttttctttttgcacttGAACAGAGCGGATATAAAAACcgaaacagaaaacagtaagAGTCTAATCCTGGTGTGAATATTTCCCCTCTCAGGACACAAACCATCCCTGCACAGCCAACAACCCAGACAGCTGCACCACATCCCTCTCACCCCAAGACTTTATCAATCTTTTCAACTTCTGATCCCACAAACACCCTGAATCCAGACTGTACATACTGTTACTGTACATAGAAGTGTtcgatattgttttttttttttttgtttaatatcaCAATCAATTCCTGGATGTATATTTGGTTGCGGTATGACTGGAGGGGCAGGGAAGCTCAGGCAGTGGGACAATTATGCAATCGAGTTTCTTTTGAGCGAGCACTGAGGCTTGAGTGCGAGCGAATGTGACGGAGAGCAAAAGTGATGTTGGAGCAATCGGCCCGTGGACGGAGGACAAAGGGAATGCTCAGCTGTTGGAGTTTAGTCTtagtttaatgtgtttttttttttaaattacacctCCAAAGTAAACACACCACTTTACCTTAGATTTGTGCACTTATTCTTTTCCAAGTTTGAAgaattttttgggtttttttgttgttttagttttgctttttcaaaCCTTGTATTTGTTAATTTGAACATGGAAAGTAAGTAagtgattgatttatttaaaatcagGATTTATTCAGTGAGATATTACAAGGCCTGCTCACATGCAGTGTGTTTAATGTTCAGATGTCTGCGATATTGTCGTATTTGGCTCTGGGATAAGGGAAAAGTACATGTTGAGTTGATGCAGTATCcaagtgaaaatgaatgtaaacaagAGTCGGGAATTACTCGTTAGACTGAGGGTTGATTCTATGTTGACACACCACAATatcttttctattttgttttgttctttttcacttttatatGGATTTGATAAGTTTTTCTAtcgtttattttttgctgtggCTGCTATAGAGGGCAGCACCTGAGTGCAGTATTACCAAAGATTGTAATCAAAGTCAGTATAACAATGGTGTGTGCCTTTATCATGAAACTTGAAACAGTACAGGTACAACTTATGTCGCGTTTGCAATGCTTTCAGATATTGATaccgtttttttttgttgtttttttttttaatcttatcgTCAACAACGGTCTCAAGATCTGAGGCTCTGATACCAAAGTCGACTGTTTAAAATAGCTTATTTTCCGATAGCCTCCtgcatgattttttaaaaatcaccaatcTGATCgtgtttacttatttatttaatgagATTTTGGCAAGTGGCTCAACTTGCACACTTGGGTTTGAAGTAGTAGAGGTTATTAGCATAAAGGTACAGTTTGACCCAGACTTGCCTCTATCACTGCTCCGACAGTGAGGAATCATGTACATGCTATGCAATGCATTCTGTTTATGTTctgttgaataaataaaacaaagtaagCCCAACCTCTGGCAACAGTAATGTGTAGTCATCAAAATGCTGAACATGTGAGTGTGAGCCAACCTGTTTTAAGAGCGTTATGTAGCACATTTGCTTCAGAGTTAATATTCACATGGGCCTCTTGGTAGATGTGAACAGAGGATTCATAGGTTTCTGTGCTGTCGACAGCAAAAGTGTGCCCTCTATTGGACAGAACGATGAATCGCAATGAAGGAGAATGGTTTCTGTACAGCAGACGGGTGAACTCTTGAGTTTCCATCACAGTTAAAGCTTTACTGACACAAACACTTCAGGCATTAGAtaaccaaagaaaacaagatCTGTGGTCAGTTTCGTGTAAAGTCAATCTCTTACCTCCAAAAACTCATACCTGCGTATCAGTTACGAATttagaaaagaggaaaaacattagCTGTCTTATTAATGTAGCTCCTTAGTACTGATCAACAGCCCAAAGAGGATTCAGTCACTCTGATTTTAACTGTGTGCCTCGGATACCCTTTGGACTGATAGCCTAAACTAAGAAATTCCATTTAATGGGACAAAATTCCTTGTTGAATATCTTTACTGTGCTTGTTACATATATTtaccattttgtcattttttttttgtcaggaattaataagtttacagattttccttgttttgtttaatgagagatatttagtaaaattacaaaaaaggatTAATTTTCATGCCAACTGTAAAAAAATTcccaacagattttttttacagaatcacaTTGCTTAACTGTATTTTACTCAGctacaaatattattttaaaagttcaacattatttttgcttcttttttttttacagttagtGTTTCACTATttcttaatgtatttttttcttgttgcaaatattcattgtttattattgtaatcttttgattttttttaaaaacagcgtACTTTACTTATCCTTGAAGTGCATCTGATAtggattttcttcattttaaaccTTCACTTGACCAATTGcagtgcttctttttttcttcatcacatatttagatgttttttcccCTAAAATTCATTGTTTCCTGCCTGAAAAATGGCCTgaatgtaactctacaccattgCATCACCTACAATGTGCAGATCTATCAGGTCCTTGCCTGTACGTCCACTCATTTCTCGCCACTCGCTGCAACcagagcacaccagctcacctacagctctgctTATTGTTGGCTGCTTATTTCTCTAGTGATGTGGCTTCAACCAAAAGAACGTGTTGATCTAAATTAGGCTGTAAAATAACACTCTGGCTGTTAGACAATGAGCTCCAACAACAAATAACGTGTTCACTTCAGCTTCAGAGAGTTTTGTTCTGAAACAGTTGCTTTAATTGTTGCAGGAGAACAACAGCTGATgaaacaaaatttgaaaaagcaAATGGAAAACTAATTTTTACACAACACGTGTAAGAAAAGCAATGTCATGATTTACTTCTTTCAacacaatgttttttaaaataaatattatacaaatattatttaaatatttatttcaccCAGAAATATTGTTTAGCACATCAGTAAAGGTGTGCGTCTCCCACTGCAGCATTGCACATACAGTACTGCCCTGCTCTTCAGGGAAACATAGGTAGCTTCTATGGAACAGTTGGAAGCATGATGTGTGTGACAAAGCTGTCAAAGCAATAATACACAGGCATCATTTTAAGGCCATATTAATGAAAGCCAATGCATATTTTCATCCTCATCTTATTAAAACCTACTAGTCTGCTGGTTTTTAAGGCAAAACTGCCCTTCAGAGTTACATCAAAAAGGTGCCAGTGTATTGATGCCTTAGAATGGAAAAAGAAGGCAATGATAATGGTACATTcccatcttttttaaaatagacaATATGATTTCTTTGaatttatatcttttttttcctttaactaCCCCCTTTTTGACTAGTATCATGCAAACGTAATATCTACAGTTTGTGCCccctgtaataaataataagcACCAGTAACATCTTTTGAACTTGAACTTCCTCCTACTATAGGAGCCTCCAGTGTTTGACCTTGCAGAAGAACTACATTAGTTCAAATAAAGGTTGTTGCATATTATTAACATTGTAGCGTACCAAAGTCTGTGCATCCTTCCTCTGCATCTGCATCAAGTATCTAAACTGAAGATATGGTAGGAAGTAAATGTGGGGTAGTAATATAATATTCAAACCTGTGCAGGCTTGTAAAGTTGATGCAGCTCTCTGTTTTGCTTGCACCTTATTTAAACAGTTATTGGGTTAATGAATTACCAGTGAGCCACATCTCCCACCCTTGACACCACAACCACTGAATCCTACTGCTTCGCTAACCATTCAGCTTTGGCAAAAGTTTCCTGTTCTTCCAGAAACTCCAGAGATGAGAGAGGCCATGTGGGGTGAAAATTCACAAAACCTCCCAGACGGTTTAAGTGCCACTTGCAGAGGATCCAGAGGTGCTGAGGATCCTCAATCTTTTATGAGGTGTGAGCCAAGGTAAGAAGTCATCACGGCAGACTTGGAGTCCTGTGCaggcaaacaaacaagcactaAAGACTGTGTGACCCACGTGCACTGACAAAACACTGTGGttttagagaaagaaagaagtaaCACGATAATTTGGTGAGATTGAAAGACAAAGTTGCAAAAGGAAAGTAAAGAGAAGAGTTACCAGCATTAGTATATATCACAGAGAGGTACGTTCTCTCTTTCAGAGTTCTGAATAATCCACTCAATAGCATCCCAACCCTACAGATTCACACGGAGAAAGAGAAGATGAAAGAGGAGACAAAGGTGAGTCCCAGAGACAGACAAGTGAACATAACCGGAAATACTTCAATTTCATGTTAATCCAGTTAACTTGCCCTGATTCAGCAGAGAAACTAACGAAGACATCAGAGTCTTACTTAGAAAACATGCAAAGAGATCATcggttgtgtttttattatttgaagcTGTTGTCAGGCCTACATGCAAAACATAGATAGATATGTGGTGTATGTTGTGTTACCTTCCTGGCGTTGGCTGACATTCTTCTGGCCATCATCCCCTCCAGGTAGCTGCTCAGACTGACTCCCTTGACTGTGATGATGGCTTCCTGGGTCAGCACAGTGCTATGAGATATATATAGAGAAAAAACATGATTACTGCAACATTGCACACCTTCAAGAACACAAGGAGACTCTATTTACACCCTTACACTAAGAAAACAGACTATTTATATGCATTCTAGCCAAAAgtgctttcagaaatgaaatgcaaaaaggaaaaacttgaACGTACACGTCGGGGTTATCTGGGTGTGGTCTGTAAAGAAGCCGCTCATCCACTGATATGAGGTTGGTTAGTGTGATCTGGAAGATAAAACAAATGTTGATTTCCTCATCAATGGATTACGTATGTAGATATATTGATGCAGACACAGTTGGTtacacaaaaaagtacattttaaggCTTTTATGATTTATTCTGTCACAGTTTGACAGAAATAGTTTGTGAAACAGCAGTTGTAGTAAAGCTCAGGATGAACTTACATTTGTTGAGCACAACTCCATCTTTTTCTCCTCTGGATCGACTATTGAATGCTCCTTTACATAGGTCTGCGTATGGTTGGTTCCCAGTatctacagacagaaatatACACAATAAGTACACTAAATAAAACCTGGACGGAGCAGATATACTTGAACAGTGAATAATCATTGTCTGGACCCACTTAAGACCCCTGTAGGACAAGTTAGAAGCCTTTGTTTccgtgtgtgtatttatgtatcTGTAGATGACTGACCGCTCGTACGATGCCCGGCAGGCCCCACTCTGTGCTGAGGAGTCTGTGGCTGTGAAGGCGTCCTTCTGCATCCAGACTGCGATCCAACACGTCCACCCCGACCACATTGGGGTTCATGGGGTTCGGGTACTTCCTCATGGCAGCCTTGATTACCGTCTCCCAGGGGTAACTgcacacaaagcagcaaaacataACACATGATAACAACAGTTTTACTCCTATAGTCATCAAAGTAGTAATCCTGAGTGCAACAGTTTAAGGCAAATAGACTTCTCTTTTAGTTTGTCAAGACTGGGCCAAAGAGatctagaaaaaaactgcatcaaacAGAGCACGGCAGGATAAGCCATTTGAAAGTGAGATATCTGAGACTCCCCACCAGTCAGTTCGAATTGAGGAAGTCACTTGGCTAAAAGTTGAAATGAGTCCATTTACCTTTTACTGGAGCACTTATCAGTGAGTCGTACAGCTGGGTTTGTATTTGTaatattaatcattttttaaatatgcaacaGTAGGAACAACCTTTAGTGACACTTGCTGGCGTTAATGCTCATCACCAACAGCCAACAGACTTTTAACAGAGAGCAggtggaattcactgagctctgAATTTAACGCGTCAATTGACACTCAGTTAATGAAGCTGGAAGTGTCACCGGTTTAGCCCTGCAGTAACACAACCGCTCAGTCTGCTGCTCTATTAATATTCCGAACAACCAGCCTCAGAGTGACCAACCTGAATACATGCTCCGTGCTCCAAATCTTCATTTTTTCAAGTCACCGTCTTGACCTTGTCGTTGAAAAAAACCCACCCGTGATGCGAAACTACATCTCAGCGTTCCATTGTCATAAGAGGAACTAAAGCTCCAGGAACCACAGATTGGGGCCTGTGATGGAAGCTCACGACCATCAATGAGGTGAGTCCAGGAAACACATCTCCACTGTTCCAGACATATCAGCCGCGCGTAAAGCGTGCGTAAAGAGTGCGTAAACGGCTCCGCTGACCCCCAACTCACGGTGGCACAAAATATGTAAGGGATAGATTAGAACAAATAGCTTGGACAGGAGAGAAGCCGGTGCAGCAGAACAGCCACCGAGTGTCAAGTCACACAGACTGAGATGCAAAGTCTGGGCAAGGATTCAAAAATAAAACGCCAATCGACCTTTACGATTAAAGGTTTGGTTTTACAGACATCATTCTCAGGCTTAGAAATATCTCATAATGTGAAGCctaatattttataaatattactTTGTATTAGAGATAGCTTTTTCTGTAAGACCAAAAATTTTATCTCTTAGCTCCCTTTTTAAACAACTTGAAATCAAAATTGCCCCAATAAACAACACCCTAAATTGGTAATCTAAGACCTTTGATGTGCTTTTATGCAACAAACTTTGCATTCTTGTGTCTATTCTGCAACCATACTGACCATGCTTAATACAGAAGTAATTAGAATTGGCCACTGTCCTTCTTTTCCGGTCTGACTCTGCTTGTGCTCGCCGACTTGACGAAGCTGATGTAGCCGCTGCCGCATCCGCCTCCATTTGTGCGCATGCGTAGAGcatctttctatcatctccCAGTCAAGTGGCACAAGAGGAGCGGAGCTGCATGAAGCTGCACAGAGACACCGTGAACACGACCGGAAGGGAGTGATGCTGCTTTCAAATAAAAGTCTGAAGTATGcgatttggaagaaaaaaaatagaacgaGGCTGCCGTAAAATATAGTTACTTTCTGCTGAAAGTTCCTCTGTGCTCATCTAAAAGTTTAATGATTttgtttattgtaattatttttctatGTCTTATGAAACTGCTGACAATAGAACACTTAACACATATACTTCTGCTGCAGAATTGTGGGCTTagattgtatttatatattgtaGTGGGGACAGTCTAAAGTAAATTCATATTGAGTTAATCTGTAATAATGTTATTCTTTCCTATAAGCTATGTTAATTGTCATCTGTtcaatgtttatatttttgtcattgtagtGCCTCTGGAGCGTCCTGACAGGGTTGAGGATCATTTTGATCATTACTGTCAACAGAAGTATGTGCTTTGACAAGATTAAGACAAGCTGCATTAAGTATGAAGAGTTATATTTATTCACTGATGCTCTTTTTTGAATTCTTGCATGTTCATGCACTTATGCCCCCTGCACGATTTGGAGATATTCTTTGAGAATGTGGTTGGGCCCCTGAAGATTTTAAGTATTCAATTTATAGTACTTTCCCATTTAAGGTAAACAGTTTTGGGCATATGTATGCATACAAAACACTTAACCAAGCCGATATTGACAGCTGACTACGCTGCCTCTCACCCAGTGTCAGCTGGCTCTGGGTTGCTACTTGTACACAGTGTCACAATGATTTTTTTGGGATCCTGCTTTCCTGTAGTTGATAGGGAATGGGATTGGTTGTGAAGATGCCTCCATGGTTTGTCAGTCATAAATCACTGGCTTTTTGAAGGCCTAGCACCAAAATGTTGCGAAGAGATGTATTTTTGCAGGTTAGACAGCATTCAGGAGTCCATTTGAAATTCTGGAATTGCTCCAAATtctgttagtttttttcttttatttacctTATTTTAAACCAGGAAGTCCCCTTGACATTAGAGATCTCTTTACaaagggagacctggccaaggtAGCAGCCATAAAAAATGTCTAAGTTATATAAAACAGATATatgatacacaaataaacaataagcagtgaaacaataaaacagatggACAGCTATTTAAGGACAGTGACCTCTCAAGAAAAACATTGTCATTCCTCTTTCACTGTATTCTTTATGGTATTCATAAACTCATTAATGTATGTGAATGTTTCTAGTTGAAAAGGTTTTTGAAGATTATTCCATAATCATGGTGCATGATGGGAGAACGCTGTTTAACCAAAGTCTGTTAAAGTCCAGGGAACATTCAAAAGTAACTACTTGGAGGTTTGCAGATGGTGACTACTAGAACTGAAAGGGTGCTGAGGTATTCTGGGAGTTTGGCCAGCAGAGCTTTATCAATGAACATGTATTGTCCTCGAGTGCTTAGTGATGTTCAGCCAACCAAATCACAGAGAATACAGTGGTGAGTGAGAGATTTTACTTTGTAAATGAAACTCATGAGGCATGATACACTGAATCAAGTCTCTTTAAGGTGGGGGAGGCTGCATGGCAGATAGAGAGGTGCTTTCCACAAGTTTTTTCGTTGCAGAAAATGTAAAGcatgctttctttaaaaaaaaaaaaaaaaaaaaaaaaaaaaggccaatcCTCAATTTGAGTTTCTAAACTAAATTAAAGATATGTACATTAAATGTAAGCTTTTTATCAATCCATATTTTAGTGAATTTATAAACAATCCGTTTTAGGTTATAAAATTCATATACTCTGGCAGTGTTTTATGTGGCTCAAGGCAAACGACTGAGcctttgtattattttgaaaGCGTGACCGGAAGTTAAAGGTGCATTCTGTCTGCCTTGACGCTGGTTCTGCTCTGATCTGAGGAGCTGTTCACTGAAGCAGATGCGCAGTGGAGCTAGTATGGTCCCTTAACGAGAAATTCGTGCCATCGCCGTTCATTCAACGGCCCGTTTATCCCGTTCTGGACTCCAGACCATCCATCAGTTCACACCAAACCCGATCAGCTGATTAGAAGCCGGAATAGCCCGCATTGCATGACCTTGCATTGAATGTCATAGAcgggatttttttaaagcaccgACACGGTAAGGTAATAAGCATCCTCATCCGCGCCGAGCAGCCGAGAAGGAGAGATCAGTGTCGATAATCTGCTCCGCTGTGTGATGAGCGCAGTGTTGCTTTTTAAACCGCATCTGTCTTTTGTGTGAAGCGGTGTTTTTCCAGCTCTGAGATGGAAACagatcagcattttttttgggggggaaattGATAATGTGACTGTTCGTGCAGCCTGTGGTTGAAGGCCGGACTGCCGCAGAGAAGCCAAAATTCGTCTCACAGATTAGATTCACACTCTGAGCACACCGACCTGAGCCTGTTAGAGGTGTAAAATATGCAGCTAGATGTTTATTGAGACAGGAATGAGCGTTTTTATTGTGAGGAGAGTTTATTTCATGCAGGACTGTGGCagatgctgcagcagcagcgccTGATCCGGGAGAGGAGGGGGATCATTAAATCACACCTCCGCGACTTGTCAGTCCGCCTGTCTGGCTCTCTATAGGACGTGACCCATTTCAATGTAGAAGTGGGACACGAGGCAACCCCCTCCTCTCATTAAAGGGCCACCAGGTTGGCTGCTGGTCGCGTTcaggccaaaaaaaatctgctgacaCATGCGCTCTGCCGGCCGGTGTCCCCAGCGTTTGTGCGCAATGACGCCCGTGGCCCATCTATCAAGGCCTCATGGGACTCGGAGGGCAGAGAGCTGGCCTCCTGCTGGCCTGGGTCTAATTCTGTGATTGGGAAATAATGCAAAGTTCCAGTTTGGAGAAATAAACAGGATGACACTGTTGATTACTAATTGTGACTCAGTGGATTCAGCTCTGTTTAATAAAacactgtgatttttaaaagcCTCCACTTTCACACTTCTCTGTTCCATTCCAGGTCATGGATATTGTCACACATTTGATCAACGACACCATAGAGTTCTACAAATGGACCCTGACCATTGCAGGTAATactcacatatatatatatatatatatatatattcagtgTGCATGAGAGTAAAGTGAGTGAATCCACGTTTTCGTATACTATGCATACATTTGCAGGTATGAGTCACGATGAGGGAGCTGGAGTAAAAGGAGAGTACTTCAGTGGGAATTTGTCAAGGAATGAGTCACTGTTGCACATACTGCAGTAAATTGGctttaatgtattttagttgtttaaatGCCTCCTGCAGGTGAAGCCAGTGAGGGATCACAGCTTTCATTTAGATTCTTTTCTTCCTGTGAGTCAGATGAATTAAATCTGTTGGGAATCATCATCTTCCTCGAAGTATTCTGTTAAATAAGGTCGACATCAGACCGACCTCCAGACGGCTCACCTTGGGACAACATCCGCTATCTTCACTCCCACCTGTTTGACCTGCGCTCTTCTTAAAATAAGCTGACACTGAACCCACATTGTGCTAGTGGAACATTAGGAATATTTATGTAAGAACATCTGTCCCGCAGACAAGCGAGTGGAGAAATGGCCTCTGATGGACAACCCTCTGCCCACGCTGGCCATCAGCACCTCCTACCTGCTCTTCCTCTGGCTGGGACCCAAATACATGAAGAACAGGGAGCCCTTCCAGCTCCGCAAAACCCTCATCGTCTACAACTTCAGCATGGTCTTCCTCAACTTCTTCATCTTTAAAGAGGTAAGAGTGCTGCACTGCTTTACCTGCGTTATGTCATCTGCTGTAAAACGTAATGTCTGTGCATTATTTCACCTGCTCTGTGTCCTACATTATAAACACTCCAGTTCTTTAACCCTGCTGAAATAGCTTCAGATCACCAATTCAACTCATATAAAACTGTTTTCCAcctgcaaaaaatgacaaaaatgtaattaatgcatcaaaatgactcGAGGGTCATATTTTTAAGATTATAACCCAAAAGACAACTGCAAAAGAGATCATTTGAATAAGAAACCAGTACATAAATCATGTCTAAACAAGGATATTAGACAGACCAATACATACAACCCAAACATCAGTAtcaatatgtttattttctgcattcatCAAGTAGTTTTTtgatttataaaatgtcagaaattagtGAAAAATGTTATTCAGTGTTTCTCTAAGTCAAAATGAGATCCTCAGAtgccttgttttgtccacaactgcAAGTATACCATCACAGAGGAGTAAAGAGGCCA
This genomic stretch from Amphiprion ocellaris isolate individual 3 ecotype Okinawa chromosome 9, ASM2253959v1, whole genome shotgun sequence harbors:
- the prelid3a gene encoding PRELI domain containing protein 3A; this translates as MKIWSTEHVFSYPWETVIKAAMRKYPNPMNPNVVGVDVLDRSLDAEGRLHSHRLLSTEWGLPGIVRAILGTNHTQTYVKEHSIVDPEEKKMELCSTNITLTNLISVDERLLYRPHPDNPDVTVLTQEAIITVKGVSLSSYLEGMMARRMSANARKGWDAIEWIIQNSERENVPLCDIY